A window of Gambusia affinis linkage group LG03, SWU_Gaff_1.0, whole genome shotgun sequence contains these coding sequences:
- the susd1 gene encoding sushi domain-containing protein 1 isoform X6 — MNGRNRRMSTMVMNVFLLLVLSAVPACSQAVLDVCATCHPNATCEDKSDGSGKVCNCNYGFVGNGRTHCQDKDECQIGASKICGQHTTCHNTYGSYYCTCLSGYSPSNNMAVFIPNDGTHCQDIDECRITGLCGEGGQCRNLEGSFDCSCQVGYRVHSGAEPFRPQRGGAFCKVVDCGPPVPVEDSVLLSITATTYGGVARFGCEEGFVWRRGDNSSVCGADGSWSEASLVCEEILCGNPPLIEFTEQVRSGTSSPGSRVLYLCAEGFHSNGGHNVSICGKNGQWTSPTLSCQETQCGDPPVAPHTVQVWDGSVTSGSTAAYYCNPGFYHHEGSNVSVCADDGYWTVPGILCKEVDCGEPTPIPHAVVEWDNISTVGSEVVYRCDRGFVNVGEGNVSVCTASGGWDTPSLSCQAKCGPVPFLAHSEVVWHNRSVVIHRCAAGYHSWRGVNASVCGGSGRWLRATLKCVEIKPPINQLTLHNGNCLKWKAEKYEEDTELYKVVYLGSRDYQKSFLDKGQRLLSSRDDRLIICLLLLPLTNYSISVTAAAARFTATVTANTSLTVPPAPVVHYTELETPVPTLRLKRSPDTLDPISFYQIFVLPVEELVVFDCSSPASLDPSSRAESPAEYMTAQLGVETLGTEVNFTVGDGVLYGGFYNAPLQSGNTYFIVLRVVSRWKTMSRSCCVLWAKVAGTSYLLKVSSLCAAASVAAVAMVLLGAYSLTWCVNRT; from the exons ATAAAGATGAGTGTCAGATAGGAGCCAGTAAGATCTGTGGGCAGCACACCACCTGCCACAACACGTATGGCAGCTACTACTGCACCTGCCTGTCCGGCTACAGCCCATCCAACAACATGGCTGTCTTCATCCCAAACGACGGAACCCACTGCCAAG atATTGACGAGTGCAGGATCACAGGGCTATGCGGAGAGGGAGGTCAGTGTAGAAACCTTGAGGGCAGCTTCGACTGCAGCTGCCAGGTTGGATACAGAGTCCACAGTGGGGCCGAGCCTTTCCGTCCGCAGAGAGGCGGAGCTTTCTGCAAag TGGTTGACTGTGGTCCGCCTGTCCCGGTGGAAGACTCGGTCCTCCTGTCCATCACAGCCACCACGTACGGTGGCGTTGCCAGGTTTGGCTGTGAAGAAGGCTTTGTGTGGCGGAGGGGAGACAACAGCTCTGTGTGTGGAGCAGACGGATCGTGGAGCGAGGCCAGCCTGGTCTGTGAAG AGATCTTGTGTGGGAATCCTCCTTTGATTGAATTCACAGAGCAGGTGCGGAGCGGCACTTCGTCCCCCGGCAGCAGAGTGCTGTACCTCTGTGCAGAGGGCTTTCATAGTAACGGAGGGCATAATGTATCAATCTGTGGTAAAAACGGACAGTGGACATCTCCGACTTTGTCATGCCAAG AGACTCAGTGTGGAGATCCGCCTGTGGCGCCCCACACTGTGCAGGTGTGGGACGGCAGCGTCACCTCTGGAAGCACAGCAGCTTATTACTGTAACCCAGGATTTTACCATCATGAAGGTAGCAATGTGTCAGTGTGTGCAGATGACGGTTACTGGACAGTGCCTGGCATTCTCTGCAAAG AGGTTGATTGCGGAGAGCCCACACCCATCCCTCACGCCGTAGTGGAGTGGGATAACATTTCCACTGTGGGCTCTGAGGTTGTTTATAGGTGTGACCGTGGATTTGTCAATGTTGGCGAAGGAAATGTGTCAGTTTGTACAGCCAGCGGAGGATGGGATACGCCCTCGCTGTCCTGCCAAG CTAAATGCGGCCCTGTTCCCTTCCTGGCCCACTCGGAGGTGGTGTGGCACAACAGAAGTGTTGTGATCCACCGCTGTGCGGCGGGATATCACAGCTGGAGGGGCGTCAACGCGTCCGTGTGTGGCGGCTCCGGACGGTGGCTGAGAGCTACCCTCAAGTGCGTCG AAATCAAGCCGCCTATTAATCAGCTGACGCTTCACAATGGAAACTGTCTGAAGTGGAAGGCAGAGAAGTACGAGGAAGATACAGAACTTTACAAG GTGGTTTATTTGGGATCCAGAGATTACCAGAAGTCGTTTCTAGACAAAGGACAACGTCTGCTGAGCTCCAGAGACGATCGGCTGATAAtctgcctgctgctgcttccaTTAACAAACTACAGCATTTCTGTCACTGCAGCAGCTGCCAGATTCACAGCCACCGTCACAGCCAACACCAGTTTAACAG TACCTCCAGCACCAGTAGTACACTACACAGAACTGGAGACTCCAGTTCCAACGCTGAGGCTGAAAAGATCTCCCGACACTCTGGATCCCATCAG ctTCTACCAAATCTTTGTGCTTCCTGTGGAGGAGCTTGTGGTGTTTGACTGCTCCTCTCCCGCCAGCCTCGACCCTTCGAGCAGAGCGGAGTCACCAGCTGAGTACATGACCGCCCAGCTTGGTGTGGAGACCCTCGGAACAGAGGTCAACTTCACGGTGGGGGACGGAGTCCTCTACGGGGGCTTCTACAACGCGCCGCTGCAGAGCGGTAACACCTACTTCATTGTCCTTCGGGTTGTCAGTCGTTGGAAAACG ATGTCGAGAAGTTGCTGCGTCCTTTGGGCTAAAGTGGCAG gtacATCTTACCTCCTGAAGGTGTCGTCGCTGTGCGCTGCTGCCTCTGTAGCAGCGGTTGCCATGGTTTTATTAGGGGCATACAGCTTGACCTG gtgTGTGAACAGGACGTAA
- the susd1 gene encoding sushi domain-containing protein 1 isoform X4 codes for MNGRNRRMSTMVMNVFLLLVLSAVPACSQAVLDVCATCHPNATCEDKSDGSGKVCNCNYGFVGNGRTHCQDKDECQIGASKICGQHTTCHNTYGSYYCTCLSGYSPSNNMAVFIPNDGTHCQDIDECRITGLCGEGGQCRNLEGSFDCSCQVGYRVHSGAEPFRPQRGGAFCKVVDCGPPVPVEDSVLLSITATTYGGVARFGCEEGFVWRRGDNSSVCGADGSWSEASLVCEEILCGNPPLIEFTEQVRSGTSSPGSRVLYLCAEGFHSNGGHNVSICGKNGQWTSPTLSCQETQCGDPPVAPHTVQVWDGSVTSGSTAAYYCNPGFYHHEGSNVSVCADDGYWTVPGILCKEVDCGEPTPIPHAVVEWDNISTVGSEVVYRCDRGFVNVGEGNVSVCTASGGWDTPSLSCQEISCRDPPVIEHANMQWDGTPHAGTVVYYQCEDGYYTRGLRNYSECGENGLWEDVDLSCEEVNCGPPTCPPNTNLLWDGSSTPGSVARCECVDGFYQESGNDLSTCSLSGVWGEVSVKCKAKCGPVPFLAHSEVVWHNRSVVIHRCAAGYHSWRGVNASVCGGSGRWLRATLKCVEIKPPINQLTLHNGNCLKWKAEKYEEDTELYKVVYLGSRDYQKSFLDKGQRLLSSRDDRLIICLLLLPLTNYSISVTAAAARFTATVTANTSLTVPPAPVVHYTELETPVPTLRLKRSPDTLDPISFYQIFVLPVEELVVFDCSSPASLDPSSRAESPAEYMTAQLGVETLGTEVNFTVGDGVLYGGFYNAPLQSGNTYFIVLRVVSRWKTMSRSCCVLWAKVAGTSYLLKVSSLCAAASVAAVAMVLLGAYSLTWYEQDVLSTLFFTKLT; via the exons ATAAAGATGAGTGTCAGATAGGAGCCAGTAAGATCTGTGGGCAGCACACCACCTGCCACAACACGTATGGCAGCTACTACTGCACCTGCCTGTCCGGCTACAGCCCATCCAACAACATGGCTGTCTTCATCCCAAACGACGGAACCCACTGCCAAG atATTGACGAGTGCAGGATCACAGGGCTATGCGGAGAGGGAGGTCAGTGTAGAAACCTTGAGGGCAGCTTCGACTGCAGCTGCCAGGTTGGATACAGAGTCCACAGTGGGGCCGAGCCTTTCCGTCCGCAGAGAGGCGGAGCTTTCTGCAAag TGGTTGACTGTGGTCCGCCTGTCCCGGTGGAAGACTCGGTCCTCCTGTCCATCACAGCCACCACGTACGGTGGCGTTGCCAGGTTTGGCTGTGAAGAAGGCTTTGTGTGGCGGAGGGGAGACAACAGCTCTGTGTGTGGAGCAGACGGATCGTGGAGCGAGGCCAGCCTGGTCTGTGAAG AGATCTTGTGTGGGAATCCTCCTTTGATTGAATTCACAGAGCAGGTGCGGAGCGGCACTTCGTCCCCCGGCAGCAGAGTGCTGTACCTCTGTGCAGAGGGCTTTCATAGTAACGGAGGGCATAATGTATCAATCTGTGGTAAAAACGGACAGTGGACATCTCCGACTTTGTCATGCCAAG AGACTCAGTGTGGAGATCCGCCTGTGGCGCCCCACACTGTGCAGGTGTGGGACGGCAGCGTCACCTCTGGAAGCACAGCAGCTTATTACTGTAACCCAGGATTTTACCATCATGAAGGTAGCAATGTGTCAGTGTGTGCAGATGACGGTTACTGGACAGTGCCTGGCATTCTCTGCAAAG AGGTTGATTGCGGAGAGCCCACACCCATCCCTCACGCCGTAGTGGAGTGGGATAACATTTCCACTGTGGGCTCTGAGGTTGTTTATAGGTGTGACCGTGGATTTGTCAATGTTGGCGAAGGAAATGTGTCAGTTTGTACAGCCAGCGGAGGATGGGATACGCCCTCGCTGTCCTGCCAAG AAATCAGCTGCAGGGATCCTCCTGTAATAGAGCACGCTAACATGCAGTGGGATGGGACGCCACACGCTGGCACTGTGGTGTATTACCAGTGTGAGGACGGATACTACACCCGGGGCCTGAGAAACTACTCAGAGTGTGGAGAGAATGGATTATGGGAGGATGTTGATCTGTCGTGTGAAG AAGTAAACTGCGGCCCCCCGACATGTCCCCCCAACACTAACCTGCTGTGGGACGGCAGCAGCACACCGGGCAGCGTGGCGCGGTGTGAGTGTGTGGACGGATTTTACCAAGAGAGTGGAAACGATTTGTCAACATGCTCTCTGTCAGGAGTGTGGGGGGAAGTATCTGTAAAGTGCAAAG CTAAATGCGGCCCTGTTCCCTTCCTGGCCCACTCGGAGGTGGTGTGGCACAACAGAAGTGTTGTGATCCACCGCTGTGCGGCGGGATATCACAGCTGGAGGGGCGTCAACGCGTCCGTGTGTGGCGGCTCCGGACGGTGGCTGAGAGCTACCCTCAAGTGCGTCG AAATCAAGCCGCCTATTAATCAGCTGACGCTTCACAATGGAAACTGTCTGAAGTGGAAGGCAGAGAAGTACGAGGAAGATACAGAACTTTACAAG GTGGTTTATTTGGGATCCAGAGATTACCAGAAGTCGTTTCTAGACAAAGGACAACGTCTGCTGAGCTCCAGAGACGATCGGCTGATAAtctgcctgctgctgcttccaTTAACAAACTACAGCATTTCTGTCACTGCAGCAGCTGCCAGATTCACAGCCACCGTCACAGCCAACACCAGTTTAACAG TACCTCCAGCACCAGTAGTACACTACACAGAACTGGAGACTCCAGTTCCAACGCTGAGGCTGAAAAGATCTCCCGACACTCTGGATCCCATCAG ctTCTACCAAATCTTTGTGCTTCCTGTGGAGGAGCTTGTGGTGTTTGACTGCTCCTCTCCCGCCAGCCTCGACCCTTCGAGCAGAGCGGAGTCACCAGCTGAGTACATGACCGCCCAGCTTGGTGTGGAGACCCTCGGAACAGAGGTCAACTTCACGGTGGGGGACGGAGTCCTCTACGGGGGCTTCTACAACGCGCCGCTGCAGAGCGGTAACACCTACTTCATTGTCCTTCGGGTTGTCAGTCGTTGGAAAACG ATGTCGAGAAGTTGCTGCGTCCTTTGGGCTAAAGTGGCAG gtacATCTTACCTCCTGAAGGTGTCGTCGCTGTGCGCTGCTGCCTCTGTAGCAGCGGTTGCCATGGTTTTATTAGGGGCATACAGCTTGACCTGGTATGAGCAAGACGTTTTATCAACGCTGTTTTTCACTAAATTAACTTAG